Proteins co-encoded in one Sinobacterium norvegicum genomic window:
- the tssA gene encoding type VI secretion system protein TssA encodes MSEPALDFDALLQPFDGELPCGIDIRDDRDPASFYYSVKDARNNARAAERANRFDSSDNAEILELWKPVSTTANSILTSAGKDIEVCCWYIESLIRFHGYHGLSEGFQLLNKLVEQFWAGIYPLPDEDGIETTVAPITGLNGDGGEGTLLTPIRNCPIVPNDSDIVYTFWQYHQAKEASRITDEEDKQKRYDSLGYHLDDIEQAIQAGPDDFYVKLLSAIENALSQFNELNATLKVHCKHETPPSSNIKNLVEEVLRTLRFATKEKLSHLDENKDDAEEPSSPEADSSQATTIASSSTKHPSVTDDIVTREQALIVLKKAADFFRLYEPHTPIASTIDRAIKWGRLPVAQLMMELMPDDNARAMYSQLTGVKLDGTATDKYVTYNKDITAAPQETPEAVAAADEPAPAEPADTAWGEPAADTESSGGW; translated from the coding sequence ATGAGCGAGCCCGCTTTAGATTTTGATGCTTTATTACAGCCATTTGATGGCGAATTACCCTGCGGCATCGACATTCGAGATGACCGAGATCCCGCATCTTTTTATTACTCCGTCAAAGATGCACGCAATAACGCGCGAGCAGCAGAAAGAGCCAATCGTTTCGACAGCAGCGATAATGCTGAAATTCTTGAGCTGTGGAAACCCGTATCAACAACAGCCAATAGTATTCTGACGTCAGCAGGCAAAGATATTGAAGTGTGCTGCTGGTATATAGAATCACTGATACGCTTCCATGGTTATCATGGTCTCAGCGAAGGCTTTCAATTACTGAACAAGCTTGTCGAACAATTTTGGGCCGGAATATATCCCCTGCCGGATGAAGACGGCATTGAAACCACCGTCGCTCCTATTACAGGGCTCAACGGTGACGGAGGCGAAGGCACTCTCCTGACGCCTATTAGAAACTGCCCCATCGTTCCCAATGACAGCGATATTGTCTATACCTTTTGGCAATATCATCAAGCAAAAGAAGCCTCACGTATCACTGACGAGGAAGACAAACAAAAGCGTTACGACAGCCTCGGCTACCATCTGGACGATATAGAACAAGCGATTCAAGCCGGCCCGGACGACTTCTATGTCAAGCTTCTCTCTGCCATTGAGAATGCCCTCAGCCAGTTCAACGAACTCAATGCCACACTTAAAGTGCACTGCAAACACGAGACACCTCCCAGCAGCAACATCAAAAACCTTGTCGAAGAGGTGTTACGTACACTACGTTTTGCCACCAAAGAAAAACTATCGCATCTAGATGAAAACAAGGATGACGCTGAAGAACCCTCAAGCCCCGAGGCTGATAGTTCGCAGGCAACAACAATAGCCAGCAGCTCTACCAAACACCCATCTGTGACAGATGACATCGTAACCCGTGAGCAAGCATTAATTGTGCTAAAGAAAGCCGCCGATTTTTTCCGTCTTTATGAGCCACACACACCCATCGCCTCGACCATAGACAGAGCGATTAAGTGGGGCCGCCTACCTGTAGCTCAGTTGATGATGGAACTCATGCCCGATGATAATGCCAGGGCTATGTACTCACAGTTGACAGGCGTAAAACTCGATGGTACTGCAACCGACAAATATGTTACCTACAACAAAGATATTACAGCAGCACCGCAAGAAACGCCGGAGGCCGTAGCGGCTGCCGACGAACCCGCACCAGCAGAGCCTGCCGACACTGCATGGGGTGAACCCGCAGCAGATACCGAAAGCAGTGGCGGCTGGTAA
- the tagF gene encoding type VI secretion system-associated protein TagF: MNAGIFGKLPSHGDFVDRNLPVEFRNNWCQWLQHVLTVSREELQEQWLNHYLNSHSWRFALSEGVLDQNAWAGVIIPSVDSVGRYFPFAIAQQLVSNNIYSAINQSGWFDAIEAIAISALDPKSSIQQIEQKLISQSQSLNKRFDLVSDNKEHRLNQDNNISDLTTSLLYRSSNIKSSQSIWHNKEKPEKSFIYDGLPCGSTFSKMII; this comes from the coding sequence ATGAATGCAGGTATTTTTGGCAAGCTGCCATCACACGGGGATTTTGTTGATAGAAACCTGCCCGTTGAGTTTCGCAACAATTGGTGTCAATGGCTGCAACATGTGTTAACCGTAAGCCGTGAAGAGCTACAAGAGCAATGGCTGAACCATTATCTCAACAGTCATAGCTGGCGCTTTGCGCTATCAGAGGGTGTGCTTGACCAAAATGCCTGGGCTGGCGTCATCATTCCCAGTGTCGATTCTGTGGGTCGTTATTTCCCCTTCGCCATTGCTCAACAGCTGGTCAGCAACAATATATATAGCGCAATCAATCAATCGGGCTGGTTCGATGCCATTGAAGCCATCGCTATATCGGCACTGGATCCAAAAAGTTCTATTCAGCAAATAGAGCAAAAATTGATCAGCCAATCACAATCGCTAAACAAAAGATTTGATTTAGTTTCAGACAACAAAGAACACAGACTAAACCAAGACAATAATATTTCGGATTTAACCACCTCTTTATTATATCGGTCGTCAAATATAAAATCCTCTCAATCCATTTGGCACAATAAAGAAAAGCCAGAAAAATCATTCATTTATGATGGACTACCATGTGGATCAACGTTTTCTAAAATGATTATTTAA